A window from Cyprinus carpio isolate SPL01 chromosome A11, ASM1834038v1, whole genome shotgun sequence encodes these proteins:
- the il10 gene encoding interleukin-10 translates to MIFTGVILSALVMLLLTDSAQCRRVDCKSDCCTFVEGFPVRLKELRSAYREIQRFYESNDDLEPLLNENVQQNINSPYGCNVMNEILHFYLDTILPTAVQKNHLRSTTPIDSIGNIFQDLKRDMRKCRNYFSCQNPFEIASIKNSYEKMKEKGVSKAMGELDILFKYIEQYLASKRVKHL, encoded by the exons ATGATTTTCACTGGAGTCATCCTTTCTGCTCTGGTCATGCTTCTGCTTACTGACAGTGCTCAGTGCAGAAGAGTCGACTGCAAGTCTGACTGTTGCACATTTGTGGAGGGCTTTCCTGTGAGACTGAAGGAGCTCCGTTCTGCATATAGAGAAATACAGAGGTTTTAT GAGTCCAATGATGACTTGGAACCATTATTGAATGAAAATGTGCAACAGAACATCAAT AGTCCTTATGGATGTAACGTCATGAATGAGATCCTGCACTTCTACTTGGACACCATTCTGCCAACAGCTGTCCAGAAGAACCACTTGCGCTCCACAACACCAATTGACTCCATAGGAAATATATTTCAGGATCTCAAGCGGGATATGCGGAAATGT AGGAATTACTTTTCTTGCCAAAATCCCTTTGAGATCGCCAGCATAAAGAACTCGTATGAAAAG ATGAAGGAAAAAGGTGTTTCTAAAGCCATGGGAGAGCTTGATATCCTCTTTAAGTACATCGAGCAGTATTTGGCATCAAAGAGAGTCAAGCACTTATAG